The Rissa tridactyla isolate bRisTri1 chromosome 6, bRisTri1.patW.cur.20221130, whole genome shotgun sequence DNA segment GCTTTCCTTAAAACTGTCACTATCACATGGAGACAGTGTCTCTAATTAGGACACATCCCACAATGCATCCCAACCAGATGCTTCActccaaagcagcagctgtagCAGCCAGAACTGCACTTGCAGTGACAGTGCTTGTTACAGGGTGAAGAAACTTGAAAGCGCTACCAGGAGGCATTTTTAGAGATGGCCAGAAGGCCATTGCTGATGCACACCTGCAGATGTATCTTCATGACACTAGCAAGAGCGTGCTGTGCTGATGTATGCATGTGGGATGGTTCTCAAGACCAGTAGAGCCCCACAAACCCTCCTGCCAGCACTCGGTACGTCATTTCAATGACATACCACAGAACGCTACCACACAACAATGGCCGGAAAACGTTTTTCCAGCTTCCTTCTACCTTCCCCCCACCTAGGAAGATATTAAACTCTAAATTTTGTACCTATGAGTTGCATTATCAAATTCTATGTCTATGGATCAACTATTATTATATACAGAATACAGACCATTTGCTTTGCTCTCCCATATCGATTCAGAACAGGGCAAAGACAGACCTGTAATGCACACTTATAAAAAGTATTTTGACTTCTGGAATAGCTGACTATTCCATCAGGTATTTTTAAGGATCAAAATGAATCACAGTGCTCAACTCCCCTACTCAATGATGAAGTTTTCCACCACTGCGCTGTTATATTGTCCTCCCACCGCTTTGTTTAAACACACAAATACTAACATACCAGTCATGATCTGCAATGTACATTTATGCAAAAGTGTTTCTCTATTTCTCTGTTCCAATCTATAAATAGTCTTCAGGACTCCTCATCAGACAACAGATATAAATAGCCtagctttttttaaacatgcacGTACCCCGATGAAAAGAGTATCTGAAAAATAACGTATACTGCATTTGTGTTATCTGTGGTTTTTAATTATTGCAATAGGTAATGAGTCAGAAGTCTGATGTAAAATTCTGTAAAACTTAAGCACTGGGAAAACATCAGTGTGGTAAATACTGATAATATCTGATCAAGGAAGTTTGTCCTGGGAAGAACTCAATGTGCTTGTGATGAGcaccctccatcctgtccccctgccttccctcccaaGCCCTGACAAATATTTGCAACTCTAAGTCTCTCAAATGTGAGTGAAAAAACGGTCTTGTGAAAGTCACAGCCCATCATCATGTGATGCTCAAAGTAGCTTCTGAAAGCAGAATACTCTGGGTATCAGATGCAGCTGGAAGAACTATGACTGATTTCAACTACAACATTATTCTGGGAGCAATATCCAGAGTCCAGAGGGCACACAGGTTCTTGATCTTTGACCTGCAGCCTTATCCTTCTATGATTCTGCCATCTCTGCAGTAGTCTGCAGCGTCTCTATACCACTAGGACATATGTTTAAGTTCACTGCAGCTGCACAAGCCCGTTATTTGATCCTTTCACTATGCCATTCCTGCAAGCCTTTCACTCTTCGCCAGGCAACTGAAATACACGGCCCTTTAAAGTATTCAGAGGTCTTCCATTTAAACAGCAAGTCTTGAAAACACTAGAAATCCCTGCAGTCAAGGTCTCCGTTTTCTCTGTAAGGCACCACGTAAACAACCATTGCAAGCTGTGGTATGCATTCCGAGCAGTAACCATCAATCACTAAAGAGCAAGTTACAAGTCCCTATTTGACAGCAGTTCCAAGAACAGCCAAGTTACTATTGCCTGATCTGCTAAAAGCTGCAATCAGCCATACAAAATACTtccagcaaaggggaaaaaaagaaaaaaagagaatgtatAAGGTTAAAAggcaagcaaacaacaacaagcTCCCATGCACATATGTATGTTCAAACGTATTTAAATCTGTAATGCAACATGAGCATCTCACTGTTCTTCAAGATCTATGCTGATTTTCACAAGAACAAACAATTATAAAAAGCCGTAATATTAAGTGCTATGAGAGCGACCAAACGTACACTGCCACAAGGGCAGGCTGGCTGGAGTCACTTTTAGCAGAGAAGAGAAGGTGTTTGCTTTAGAGCACCAGCTAAACAAGCTACTTTGGTTTCTTGAATGCTGTTTTTGTTGCAGGACAGTAATGGATCAGTGAACATGTGATAACAGATGATGTGATTCCAGGATGTCAAAGTGCCCCACGGCAAAGTGGCTGTAAACTTCCTCTTCACATGATCAGATTAACACTCAGGCCTACATAAAAGTTTAGTTTACAAGTTTACTTTTAGCCGTGGGTTCACACGTTAAAAAGAAATGACTACTTTGACTTTCTCAGGGATAGTTTAGAAAGCTATCCTGCCTCTTCCAGCAAAATTATCCCACGAGAAACCGGATGggaatttttctctctcccatctCACAGACCGCAGCTATCCTCCTCTACTTAGCCCCTTTGATTTTATAATTTCTACCAAACTCATTCACATCCTCCTCCTGTGTTTTGATCTTTCTAGAGCTCCCTTGAGCAGCCCTGTGAAGGCTACAAAAGGAATGCAGAACGATTCCTTGTGTGGACGCAGTGGACCAAGCCGAGCTGTACTTTGCTTAGTTTGGCAGATATTCCCAGTATTATAAAAAACTGCTTTCGCACACAAAtattcagtttgcaaaagcacCTCTCCCCCAtcatcctccaaaaaaaaaaaaaaaaaaaaaggcagcagctgtCAGCATACCACTGTTTGCAATGTCTGAGTAACTGCAAAATACTTACAATCCTCTGATATTCCCCCGATATTCAGGAAGCTGCCATTTAGCATCTGGCTGTAATAACCTGCAGGGCTTCTGTGGATAAAGCTTCTTTCCCCCAGTGCTTGTTACAGATGTTTATGAGAAGGTAATCTTAAACAAGGTGAAGTTATTTAATTATGTTTCTACTTTGTATGTCAGATGTAAGGCTAATGAGCAGAGAAttaatttttacaggaaaaaaaaatgggaccaCCCCATCCTAATAGAAAAGAACAGTAAATCCCTTTATAAATTCAGTTTAGAAATTGAAAGGCAGGTGGTGTACACTTGCTATTATTCTCTTTTTACAAGACCAAGTTCCATTCATAAAGCCCAAAAACCATGAAAATTTTGTTCACTCATCTATTTTTGTTAAATCTATATATTTAGAGTCGTGGTTCCTCCTATGGCTGAGATAAACCAGtcttaaacaacaacaaagttcCACTTCCTACCTCGTTCAGGCTCATTCCCCAATTCACAGCAGCTGGTAAGCTGACAGTAGATAACTGGGCATGACCAAACATATGCTGTGCCGTGTATGGACCTGGCAGAGCACACGTCTTCTTGAGCAGCAAGAAGAACCGGACAAGACCCAGTTCTCCAACTCATCTACTACGACTAGTAGTGGGCTACTGCATCTACTAGCAGTGGGCTACTACTTCAAGGTCACAGCTGCAACATGCTGCTCCTTACTATGGAATGATTTAATTTGATATTACCCCTTTAGAGCAAAAATAGCAAATGCTCATCCAAAAACCCgtatttctggagaagaaaataccCTGAGAGTGCACCTTCTGAAGTGAACTGCGGAACAGggctttctttcagaaaaagtgcTGAAAGCAGCGTTTGACCTGAACTCCCAGATTCTTGGGGATCCACAGCTGCTTCTGAGGGTCCTGGAAAGGCAACTATGGAAAGAAAGCCTACTGGCCTGAATTCAAGTCTGTTTATGCACACCATGTAAGCGTTCCCACTACTACAGGAAATTTTTACAGAATCCACAAATCCTATTTGAAAACCACAGATTTAAAACATATCCTCCAGTAAACAAGAGTCGTGCTGTTAAATATACCCAGGAAGTTTATCAAGAACTTCTTTTCTCAGTCTGTTCACTTTCTTTGGCCGCAGATTTCTTGCCACCCTGCTTGCCAAAAGGGCAGATATTTTGATATAAGGGAATATATTTTGATATAACATTACTACAAGACACAACCGATAGATATTAGTTGTGGGCAGTAACTATGGGATGCGATCTGCCCACAGTGGACAgtcccctctcccccagcgcaCTCTGTTCACaacaaaaggataaagaaaaaaaagtcctacaTGAGAAAAACTGAAAGACAGTGTAATGAAGAAATACAGTAACACTTACGGTCAAGTCCGTTGATGTATCTCATTGTAATTTCACAGTGCCCCCAAACTGCACTGACTATGGGGTaaagttttttcccttttagtccTCTGAAGGCCACTCCAAGATACTGTCCATCTACCATGAAGCTAAGCGTCCCTTCATCCATATCCAAAACCACCAGTAAGGAGTCTGGGAGTACAAAAGACTCATCCGGTTCCAAAAAGACAGGATATGTGACCCCAGGCTGGTTTTTACAATTGTGGTAGAGTTTGTTGCGTCCCAGATCCCAGCCCCACGACTCACTATTGCTACCAACCAGCGACGTGTATCCCACCGAGTGCAGCGGAGCTTCGGCTGTGGAGACGCCCACCACCGCGTGAGTTCCCCGTTGCCTCGTGGGCCAGTGGATCTGCCAGACATGCAGGCCTCTGGTGTAGCCGACTTTGCCCCGAATGCAATCTGTGCTTTGGGCAACGGGGTGTCTGTGAAAAGTCAGTTTATCATCTTCCTTTACAAATATATTTAAGGAGCGATCTTCATTGTTCCAAGCATGTTTATACTGGACCTCCAGCTTGGCAGGGGGCATATCCAACAGCATGTCCAGTCGCGCCGGCTTGCAAAAATCCGGGCCTCTCAGCTCTCGTTTAACAGGTCTATAAGGGGGCTCCCTCACATCCACAGACTTTATGCTCCCTGAGATTTTCTGGCCCATTGCTTGGCTGCAGATTTACAACGGAGAAAGAGAAGTTGACTTTGGCCCAACGTTACCTCATGAAAGCACTTTTACACCAAGCCAGTGACCTGACAAGCTGACTGGATTTACTTCTCCTGTTTGGAGCTTTTTAGCAGcaatgttttcagagaaaaaatgctcctgaaagaaagcagaaagtttCCAGTTAGTTTAAGAAAGCCAACAGAAAACCcacagcatatttttaaagaaccTTCTTATCCCTAGTAGTTATTTTAAACACCAAAGCTGACAATTCACCACTTTTTGTTCAGTATCCTACAGCGCTAACCAGCCTGCCAGCAGGATACTCTGAGCCCACCAGAGCGCAGACAGTCGTTTCCTCCAATTCATAATAGGATGCAGACATTCCCCACCTTCTGCCCTTCCACCCATTTTGTCTGGCCAAGTTCACAGCAGCCCTGAAGAAGGCGGACGCTATTCCCCAGCAACAGTGATAAACTTTATGTTCAGCGGTAGCTTCACTTTCACTTGCGCTTTTGTTTCATAGTCTCAGAAATATGTACTATGTCAGAATCTCCTTTTATTTCTAACTGTTCTCTTCTCTGGGCCCTGGCGACACAGGGCTTCAGCTTCTGTGCCGTTATTAAACAAATGCAGCCAACAGCAAAtggctgcattttaaaataccctgtctttaaataaaataaaagaaaaaaacctcatcaaGCTTTACTGGTTTTATAaaggagctaaaaaaaaataaaaaatagagagGTAATGAAAAAGAGGAGGCATGGAAGGTCAAATGAAGAATGGCAATTTCAGTTCTTCAGCAGATTTTACTACATGGGCAGCTACTACAACCAGGTATTTCTTCATGCTACTGGAGAGCAGGCTATTCCACATTTTCCATATTGCAGTATTAGGCCAATGCGAAGGAGTGGAACGCAGCAGGACACATTAAGGGGAATACACGATTTTGAAATGTATTCTTTCTGTGCTCCCATAGACAAACATTCTAACATAGCCAGAAGTGCTCAAAAGCACCCAGGAAAGATTCTTTGTAGGCTGGATAAGTCACATTCATTCACCTTTTAGAGCTCAGATAAAGTGCAAAGGGAAGCCAAGAATCTCTAAAAGTACTGaaaggataaaaatgaaaacaaagtcctATAAGCTCAAGTAGATGACTGACACGGGATCAAATAAACTATCTGCACCAGCATCCTGGTTTCTGCTGAGACAGAGTTCATTTtgtttctagtggttgctgtgttttcagatttggtttgAAAGCATTTGGTATGCAAtgatgcatattgttttagttgttgctaagtgacgTTTAtgttagtcaaggacttttttcagcttcccacagaagctgagaaggagcacatacagaatgatggaatggccaatggaatattccgtaccatagatatGACGCTTGCTCTACAAATAGGGGCTGgccggtggggtggggggtccaCAATCTCTGCTTCggtcaggctgggcaaccaattcaccaggcagtgagagtGACCTGCCTCGTatgttcttttaccattattattattatatcctCTTCCATTAtcgttctattaaactgtctttatctcaacccacaggttggtttttcctttccccgccttttctccctaccctttgGGGTGGGAATGCGGGGTGAGCAAGATgttgcgtggtcctagttgctgactggggttaaaccatgacaaccaGCAGACATACTTCCACCTTCTAGAAAAATAAGTGCCAAGTCCGGGAATGATCAAGCATAGTTGAGGAGACCCACTCTGTTTATTTACTGACAGAGTGATGAAGTGtttcaagaagaaacaaaaatcaccAGACTCTCAAAAGCCTGAAGAGCCTGGGTGACAGCTGGCTTTCGTAAAGCACCAAACAGCAGATGGGGCATAAATGTCTTGCAAAAAACATCTTGCAAGACTTGACTTGGTAAGTCACAAGGCAGCGTTCTTCCTTTTAAAGAACTTCTACCCCAGCTATACTGTCCCATTGCAAAGATCATTTCTGAAAGAAGATGAATAAGAAACATACACTcacaatgaaaggaaataaaaagaagtctaGGAAAACAACACCTGTAAAATTTACCATCCAACCATCTTTTAGAAGTTAATTAAGTCCTTATATTATTTACAGGGGCCAACACCATGTAAAGTGTTTTCTGCATGTATTAAATATGGAAATGAAACAACAGCTGTGTTACATGAaagctttctttccaaaaaaaataagaagtaaaaagTTGATTTTCAAATTCATGTGACGGTTAAGTTactgtataaaaaaatattattttttggtGGCTGGTCCCACAAAGGTATATGTGCACATCCGAGCATAAAACAGCTAcctctttaaaatcaaaattaaacttAAGCCCCAAAGCCCCTCACATCACGCTTACAGGAGGATTCAGAACAATCACAAGAGCTGCTTCCCACTGAAACAGTACCACAACTTGAAAATTACCCCATATGAAATCAGCTTGAACAATCCCCCTTACATCTTTCCAAGCCATGTAAAAAGAATCTGAAAGTTTAAACAGTAATTGCATTTAACTTGACGCCTGCCATTTCCAGTATTGCAGAAGCACTCATAGGTTGTTTCAAAGGTGCGATGGCAAATTTTGCCCAACGAAGCAATTCAAGACTTGATTCCCCACTAATAATCCTGAGGGGAAAGAAATACTGACACTGATATACACACAGGGAGGCAACAAGGAACAAATGTCATCGGGTAAGTGAGCCTTCCTAGGAGGACACATGCTCAGGGATTGTGTAATTCCTTGAAAAAAGGTGCTTGATTATTTGAGCTTGAAAGAAGGatatgaaaagggaaaatgtcagATGTTCAAAGGGAACCCTATCGATTTCTCTATGAGATTTAGCTCCACAGGCCTTTGAAAACTTCCTTGTTAAAGCACAAGACAATTGCCACATTCCTGTCAGGGTGCTGAGGAGAGATGGCCGGGGAAGTCCTCAGAGCATCCGCCAGTATCACTTCCTGATCACATGAGAAACTCCACTTGGCACAGAGCTTTACCTGGCAAATCACCAAGAGATTATAAACACCAAAGTGACTCACTTGGCAAGCCACAGGCAAACATTCTTCCTAATGCGCCCCAAACTGTAACATAAATAGGCTGCTAATAGATAGATCAGTAATTCAGAGGAGTAAAATGCATCATTATAAGTACATCGATACGTGCACAACTGTGCCTTTACTCTGGGACATGCTTAGTAAGTACTTCGGTTTGAAACCGTATCTTCCGATATTATGTCTTTCTTCATATAGGGACATTACCACATAATTTAAttatataatgaaatattttgcagataGCTTTGTATGGACATGGGACTGAATAACAATGTAGAAATCTTACAGTTACTGATGCACTCAAGATGCAGCAGTTCCTAAGCAGCGGTACAGCTCAAAAACTGCCTTTCATCAAACACTTTGCCCCCCACTGTAACATATTACACTCTCTCACATCCTAGTTCTGGGGAGCTGGTGGTTGTTCTCAGCTTCTGTTATAGGGCCAGCTATATCCACGCTGATCTCATTCAAGTAAATGCAAAAAAGAGTCAACATTTAATCATTTGCACCAGTACAGCAATACAAGGTGTGACCCCGTGCTGGCTGTGACCTAACAGCTCTGATTGCTGGTCTTTAGTAGCAACTGACATGAAAACTTTACATGAGGAGGCAGCGAGGGGCTGCAACGCACACCTGCTCACAACCCATGCAACATCAACGTGGGCTCCACAGGGAGCGACTCATGCAGaaagtcctgctggcagctcacAACCATCCTGCTGGCTGCTTGCAGGAGCAACCTGTCTCAAAGCCAAGACCATCTATCCCCTTTTCATGTCTGCACCCTGTCCATTTACACCAAGCAGATGGCAGAGACCCACAGTGAGGCGAGGAATGGCAGCAGAGGCACCACCTTGTCCTTTACCCCGCCAGAGGCTGCTGTTGGAGGAGCACAGCCCTCCTCCACTGACAAACATCCCCTCCCTGCTTCCACACGTAACACCATTCTTCCACCGCAGAAGGCTCAGAAACACCACACTCACACCATCACTGTCAGGATCTCCAGGCAGCTTCTCCCCACGGAGCTACACAATTATCACACAGCAGCGGCTGGTGGGAAAGGTGAGCAGAAGGCTCGCAAGGGGAAGAGAACTGACTATCGACTCATCTGGCAAAGGTGCTCCAAACCAGCCTCCTGTCTGCAGGGCTGGACGGCCGCACCACACAGCATTGGTAAAAGCTGTGGGTCGACCTGAAAGGACAGAAGATTATTCCTTTCAGATTACGTTCTATTCAAtccatttacagaaatatttggtTGTAAAACCTTCTCAACCGTCTCCTTAATTAATAAAAACTTGCTGAAGCACAGCACTGTCATTCAACTCCTGTGACTTTTTGTAATATTATACTACTTAGAGGAACTTGGATTTCCTTGCCTGTGACTTCTCACTAGACAcataaatattctgaaattaaaagaacaCACATTTGCACTGTAtagttttgctttgaattttttcccAAACTTCGCTCTTCCAGTAATTTCAAGCCACTACAGGAGTTAGAatgtcagaaaatatttcattctgtctCAATATACATGACCTCCCCATTATACTCATTTAGTTACTACAACTGAAACACTGTATTTCATCACTTATCCCTGTGATAAAAGGTATTTTGTGGAAAAGAAAGTAGTGTTTTCATGGGAAGAACCACACATTAGTACACTCCTGCAGCAACAGGAAATCTCTGGTTGAGAAGACTGTTATGTTTTTGTAACCTAAATTATTTCTGTCTCACAGTTTCACATTTGTGCCATGCTTTGTCAGGATATGATGA contains these protein-coding regions:
- the SPSB4 gene encoding SPRY domain-containing SOCS box protein 4 — encoded protein: MGQKISGSIKSVDVREPPYRPVKRELRGPDFCKPARLDMLLDMPPAKLEVQYKHAWNNEDRSLNIFVKEDDKLTFHRHPVAQSTDCIRGKVGYTRGLHVWQIHWPTRQRGTHAVVGVSTAEAPLHSVGYTSLVGSNSESWGWDLGRNKLYHNCKNQPGVTYPVFLEPDESFVLPDSLLVVLDMDEGTLSFMVDGQYLGVAFRGLKGKKLYPIVSAVWGHCEITMRYINGLDPEPLPLMDLCRRSIRFALGRDRLHDIEILPLPLSLKNYLQYQ